Proteins found in one Podarcis muralis chromosome 5, rPodMur119.hap1.1, whole genome shotgun sequence genomic segment:
- the SLC25A24 gene encoding mitochondrial adenyl nucleotide antiporter SLC25A24: MRRRNPRFASLLPPRALALACHLLTFFSLLPKVGRLQLCFFLLLLRFLLVTLIKLRGLLLLSSGPCLPPDAFPLSCIMFRFWRSSFALPEAACEAPDRNPRYENLFQKLDRDGDGRVDIAELQSGLKALGIPLGDDAEKKIFRAGDTNQDGRLDFEEFTCYLKDHEKKMKLAFKSLDKNNDGVIDASEIVQSLKILGIDISEKQATKILQSIDADGTMSVDWNEWRDHFLFNPATDIQGIIRYWKHSTVLDIGDSLTIPDEFTEEEKKTGQWWRQLLSGGVAGAVSRTGTAPLDRLKVMMQVHGSKGKMNIKGGLQQMVKEGGVRSLWRGNGVNVVKIAPETAIKFWAYERYKKMFVDEGGKIGTAERFISGSLAGATAQTSIYPMEVLKTRLAVGKTGQYSGMFDCAKKILKGEGVKAFYKGYIPNILGIIPYAGIDLAVYEALKKNWLEKYATDSANPGVLVLLACGTASSTCGQLASYPLALIRTRMQAQAMVESGPQLSMVGLFQRIIAKEGFLGLYRGIAPNFMKVLPAVSISYVVYEKMKENLGIA, from the exons ATGAGAAGGAGAAACCCGCGCTTCGCCTCTCTGCTCCCTCCCAGGGCGTTGGCTCTTGCGTGCCATCTCTTAACGTTTTTTTCGCTCCTCCCCAAAGTGGGAAGGTTGCAGTtgtgttttttcctcctcctcctccgttttCTTCTAGTAACGCTCATCAAATTGCGGGGGCTTCTACTTCTTTCCtctggcccctgcctcccccccgacgcatttcctctctcctgcatcaTGTTTCGCTTCTGGAGAAGCTCCTTTGCGCTCCCGGAGGCTGCCTGCGAAGCGCCCGACAGGAACCCGCGGTACGAAAACCTCTTCCAGAAGCTGGACCGCGATGGGGACGGCCGCGTGGACATCGCCGAGCTGCAATCCGGACTCAAGGCTCTGGGCATCCCCCTGGGAGATGACGCGGAGAAG aaaattTTCAGAGCTGGAGATACTAACCAAGATGGCCGGCTGGACTTTGAAGAATTTACATGCTATCTTAAAGACCATGAGAAGAAAATGAAATTAGCCTTTAAAAGTCTGGACAAAAACAACGATG GAGTAATTGATGCCTCAGAAATTGTTCAGTCCCTCAAGATCTTGGGTATAGATATTTCAGAAAAACAAGCAACGAAGATTCTACAAAG CATAGATGCTGACGGGACAATGTCAGTGGACTGGAATGAATGGCGGGACCATTTCCTATTTAATCCTGCTACAGACATTCAAGGAATCATTAGATACTGGAAACATTCTACA GTATTGGACATTGGAGACAGCTTGACTATCCCAGATGAATTCACAGAAGAGGAGAAAAAGACTGGGCAGTGGTGGAGACAGCTTTTGTCAGGAGGGGTTGCTGGTGCAGTATCTCGAACGGGAACAGCGCCACTGGACCGCCTTAAAGTCATGATGCAG GTCCATGGCTCAAAGGGGAAAATGAACATAAAAGGTGGCTTGCAGCAGATGGTTAAAGAAGGAGGCGTCCGTTCACTTTGGAGAGGAAATGGTGTCAATGTTGTTAAAATTGCACCTGAAACAGCTATTAAGTTCTGGGCGTATGAACGG TATAAGAAGATGTTCGTTGATGAAGGGGGAAAGATCGGCACTGCCGAAAGGTTTATATCTGGTTCCCTGGCTGGAGCGACTGCACAGACTTCTATTTATCCCATGGAG GTATTAAAGACCAGACTGGCTGTGGGTAAAACAGGGCAATACTCTGGAATGTTTGACTGTGCTAAGAAGATCTTAAAAGGAGAAGGCGTGAAGGCTTTTTACAAAGGTTATATTCCCAATATTTTGGGCATCATTCCTTATGCTGGCATAGATCTGGCTGTTTATGAG GCTTTGAAGAAGAACTGGCTAGAAAAATATGcaacagactctgccaaccctgGGGTACTTGTATTGCTGGCATGTGGTACCGCGTCCAGTACATGTGGCCAGTTAGCCAGTTATCCTCTTGCCCTCATCCGCACTCGAATGCAGGCTCAAG CCATGGTAGAAAGTGGCCCTCAATTATCCATGGTCGGTCTCTTCCAAAGGATTATTGCTAAGGAGGGATTCCTGGGACTGTACAGGGGCATAGCCCCTAACTTCATGAAGGTGCTCCCTGCTGTCAGCATCAGTTACGTGGTGTATGAAAAGATGAAGGAGAACTTGGGAATAGCATga